TCTTTAGGGGTGTCAAGAAGCTTTTTGTAGTGCGCGTGCATCTTTTGAGCTTGTGCTGAAGTGTTGTTGCTATCTATCACGTTTGTGTGGCAGCTTGTGCAACCATTGTCAAAGACAAAATGCTCGCGGTTTTTGAGGTTTTTGTGCCAGTCAATCGCACTAGGATCGCCAAAGAAATGCACCCAGCCCTCTAAAATGCCGTTTTTCGCCTTTGTTAGGGCGTATTTTGCGATGTTGTCATGCGGTATGTGACAATCCACACATCTTGCTTTTATGCCAGTTTTGCCGTTTCCGCTGTGGATGTCGTCGTTGTAGGCGATCACCATAGGATCCATCTCGTGGCAAACGATGCAGAATTTATCCCCACTAGTCTCATCAAGCGCATAATGAACTGGCAGAACGACTAAAAATCCAACAATTCCGCTTATGAAGATTATAAGCGCTAGTAATTTTTTTGAAATTTTCATGGTGTTACTCCGTTCATCCATTGTGGCACCTCGTGTTCATGGCACTCAGAGCACATGTTTGTAGATGGTTTGTGTTCGTTGTGGCATTCGTCGCAGTACAAAGTCGGACCATCGTGAACAGAGTTGTGAGGATTTGCCTTTAGAGTATCCATAAATTTTAGCCTCTGGGCTAAGAGCTTTTTACTCTTGTGACAGGATAGGCAGCCAGCGTCGCCGATCGCTTTAAATTTGCTAGGATCATCGCCCTGGTTTTGGTGACAATCAACGCAGTCAAAGCTTAGATGTTCGTGATGAGGTTTGATCTTATATTTGGCTCTTAGCTCATCAGAGACTACTACTTTTGTGACGTTTAGATCGCCCTTTGGCATATCGGCGCCAAAGAGATGAAGCGAAAATAAACAGGCAAAAATAGCGATGAATTTAAGCTTATTCATACCCTTTTCCTTTCTATTAAGATTTTATAAACATCAAATTTCAATTGAAAACTAATATTTTTACTTAAACTTATTTTTATGAAATTATAGTCTTCGCTTGGTTAAATTTACATTAATAATAAATTAGTGCGCCAAAATATAGACCAGTTTTATGAAGTTGAATTTTAAAGAAAAGGATAATTAAGCTAAATAAAAAGGAAAATGAAATATAATCCCAAATCTTTGGTCCCGTAGCTCAGTTGGTAGAGCACTACCTTGACATGGTAGTGGTCGATGGTTCGAGTCCATTCGGGGCCACCATTTTTATATCAAATTCTCCAAAACACAAAAATCAAAAAAAATAAAATTTAAAATATTTTTTGTAACTCTGCTGTTTTTAAATTTTAAGTTAAATCCCTAAAATACGGCAAATTTTTACTAAATTTAACTCAAAAATTTATAACTTCATATTTCTAAAATGTCACAACTGTACCAAAGTACAATAGCTATAAAATAAATTTTTTACTTATAATTGACAACATAAAATACGCAAAGGGGAAAAATTATGAGTAAAGTTAAAGGACTAATAAAATCAATAATCGGCACGGATGCCATCGTCGCAGTTGGTGCTAATGGAAATCAAAGAACTCTAAAAGCAGGCGACGTGATCTATGACAACGAGGTCATAAAAGAGCAAGACGGCGTAAAGGTCGAGGTGCAAGCTGTGCAAACTCAAAATGAAAATGCTAGTGATGAGACTGGCAAAGAGATAGCATCGCTACAAGAGCAATTATTAAATGGTAAAAATATCTCTGATCTTGAAGAGACTGCAGCTGGCGGTACTCAATCAGCAGGTGGAGTAAGTTCGAATGGCGTGAGCCTTGGCGCTGCTGGCTTTGCAAATGGCGGTCATGAGTCAAACATCAATGCAAATTTTGGCAATCTAAGCTCACAAGCAAACGCTAGTGCAGAGGCTTTTACAAATGTAAGTGGTGGCGCAAGCGGGGAGGGCTTTAGTCTTGATACACTTGCAGCTGCGATAGATAATGCATATAACAATATATTGCCGCAGCCACTAGAAGTAACTGTTACGGCAGTGGAAGATAACGTAGTGACTGGAAATGCAGATCAGGTAGTAAGCAGCAACCTTGACATCGAGGGCAATATCTTAGAGCATGAAAATTCACAAAGAACTGGTCTGCATATCACAAATGATAACACTCCAACTTTGGTAGGCAAGGCCACTTCAAACGCTACTATAAGTATATTTGATGGTGAAGGTGAAAATGCACCACTACTTGGCACAACAACTACTGATAATGATGGCAACTGGTCATATACTCCAACTTCGCCTTTAGCTGATGGAGATCATAAATTTACTATCGAAGCTAGCAAAGTAGCTGCAAACGGCGAAGAGCAAAAAGCTACAAGCACGCAAGAGATAACTGTTGATACAGACAATAGCACCTTGTCTATCACAAAAATATCTACTGATGACTTTTCTGACTTGTCACACTATAACACAATGTATGATAGCAATAAACAATACGACTTTTCACCGACCATAGAGGGTAAAGCTGAGCCATTTGCTGATATAAATTTAGTCATCACAAAAGCTGAAGTTGTTTACAATGATGGCTTAGGTAACTCTTGGGTAGAGAAAGGCAACGAAGCTCATGTGGTCGAAGAGCTAAGCGCTAAGGCTGATGCTGATGGCAACTGGAAAGTCGAAAGTAGCGTTTTAAACAATAGAGATTTTGAATACACAGTCCAAGCGTCATCAGTCGATGAGGCTGGCAATAAATACGCTGAGCCTCAAGCAACGACATTTTATATGCCACTTGAGCCTATAACTGTTGCTCCGACAGATCACCTATAATAAATTTAATGTGGAGAGCCTCTCTCCACATACTCTTAAATTTACTTCAAATACTCTTTTACGTCGTACTCTTTGCCAGCGTCGTGATCTTTTAAAAGTTTAGCCACGACTGGGCTTAGAAGGATAATGGCGATTAAATTTGGCACAACCATAAGGCCGTTAAACATATCGGCTAAACTCCAGACAAAATCGACCTTTTGCAAGCTACCTAAAAAGACAAAAACAACAACTAAAATTTTAAAAATTTTAACCGCCTTTGCGCCAAAAAGGTAGCGCACGTTGATCTCGGCGAAGTAGTACCAGCCAATGATCGTCGTAAATGCGAAGAAAAATAGGCAGATCGCTACGAAGCTATAACCGCCAGTTTTGCCAAAGATATGCGACGAGAACGCCTCTTGCACCAAGGTGATGCCAGTAAAGACCGCCTTGCCGTTTTCAAAGCTGATGACGTTTGCGGTTAGCACCACAAAAACGGTTATATTTAGTATGACAAAGGTGTCTATAAAGACGCTCATTATGCCAAGGACGGCTTGATCGACTGGGTGTTTGACATTTGCAGCAGCGTGTGCGTGTGGAGTTGAGCCCATGCCAGCTTCGTTGCTAAAAAGTCCCCTTGCGATGCCGTATCTCATAGCAGCTGCGATGCTAGCTCCAGTTGCGCCACCCCAAGCAGCCGAAGGATCAAACGCAGCTTTAAATATTAGTGAGATCGCCTCTGGGATTTGGTGAAAATTTAAAGCGATGATAACCACGCCAACAACGATGTAAAGTAGCGCCATTAGCGGCACGATCTTTTCAGCGACCCTTGCGATCGCCTTTACGCCGCCTATGAAAATTAGCGCGCAAATGAGAGCCAAAAACGCCCCTGTTAGCCACTGCGGTATGCCAAAAGCGCCGCTAAAGCCGTCTGATATGGAGTTTGCTTGAACCATGTTGCCGATAAAGCCAAGTGCGATGATGATAGCGATAGCGAAAAATCCAGCTAGAAATTTCGCCCATTTGCCCTTTAATCCGCGGCTTATGTAAAAGGCTGGACCGCCTATCGTGTGGCCGCTATCATCTTTTGTGCGGTAAATTTGAGCGAGGCAAATTTCAGCAAAATTTGTAGCCATGCCTAAAAAGGCTGCGCACCACATCCAAAAAATGGCTCCTGGACCGCCCATTATAAGCGCTGTGGTCGCACCCACGAGGTTTCCAGTGCCAACTTGCGCCGCGATAGCGGTTGCTACTGCTTGAAACGAGCTC
Above is a window of Campylobacter concisus DNA encoding:
- a CDS encoding cytochrome c3 family protein, giving the protein MKISKKLLALIIFISGIVGFLVVLPVHYALDETSGDKFCIVCHEMDPMVIAYNDDIHSGNGKTGIKARCVDCHIPHDNIAKYALTKAKNGILEGWVHFFGDPSAIDWHKNLKNREHFVFDNGCTSCHTNVIDSNNTSAQAQKMHAHYKKLLDTPKELKCVSCHYDAGHGAGFRNYLEYWKPSYKIYDKKMIEKRIETKQKFFKDEYKPTKDEEEFLKQKAEKDAKKPVGGGMAG
- a CDS encoding cytochrome c3 family protein encodes the protein MNKLKFIAIFACLFSLHLFGADMPKGDLNVTKVVVSDELRAKYKIKPHHEHLSFDCVDCHQNQGDDPSKFKAIGDAGCLSCHKSKKLLAQRLKFMDTLKANPHNSVHDGPTLYCDECHNEHKPSTNMCSECHEHEVPQWMNGVTP
- a CDS encoding Ig-like domain-containing protein, yielding MSKVKGLIKSIIGTDAIVAVGANGNQRTLKAGDVIYDNEVIKEQDGVKVEVQAVQTQNENASDETGKEIASLQEQLLNGKNISDLEETAAGGTQSAGGVSSNGVSLGAAGFANGGHESNINANFGNLSSQANASAEAFTNVSGGASGEGFSLDTLAAAIDNAYNNILPQPLEVTVTAVEDNVVTGNADQVVSSNLDIEGNILEHENSQRTGLHITNDNTPTLVGKATSNATISIFDGEGENAPLLGTTTTDNDGNWSYTPTSPLADGDHKFTIEASKVAANGEEQKATSTQEITVDTDNSTLSITKISTDDFSDLSHYNTMYDSNKQYDFSPTIEGKAEPFADINLVITKAEVVYNDGLGNSWVEKGNEAHVVEELSAKADADGNWKVESSVLNNRDFEYTVQASSVDEAGNKYAEPQATTFYMPLEPITVAPTDHL
- a CDS encoding alanine/glycine:cation symporter family protein, coding for MPTNFAEILNNCVESINSFLWGPYFLIALLCGTGLFFTIRLGFVQIFKFKMGLGKLFGNFSLHGEAAGKAGMSSFQAVATAIAAQVGTGNLVGATTALIMGGPGAIFWMWCAAFLGMATNFAEICLAQIYRTKDDSGHTIGGPAFYISRGLKGKWAKFLAGFFAIAIIIALGFIGNMVQANSISDGFSGAFGIPQWLTGAFLALICALIFIGGVKAIARVAEKIVPLMALLYIVVGVVIIALNFHQIPEAISLIFKAAFDPSAAWGGATGASIAAAMRYGIARGLFSNEAGMGSTPHAHAAANVKHPVDQAVLGIMSVFIDTFVILNITVFVVLTANVISFENGKAVFTGITLVQEAFSSHIFGKTGGYSFVAICLFFFAFTTIIGWYYFAEINVRYLFGAKAVKIFKILVVVFVFLGSLQKVDFVWSLADMFNGLMVVPNLIAIILLSPVVAKLLKDHDAGKEYDVKEYLK